From one Tetragenococcus osmophilus genomic stretch:
- a CDS encoding type II toxin-antitoxin system RelE family toxin has translation MYTWSFDKKALKEFKKLDKPIQKRLVTWLDKHIEGTENPRQWGKALEGDMKTYWRYRVGSFRLIVDIIDNEFIVLVLKTGKRNDVYKNK, from the coding sequence ATGTATACTTGGAGTTTTGATAAAAAAGCCCTTAAGGAATTTAAGAAATTAGATAAACCTATCCAGAAACGTTTGGTTACATGGTTAGACAAGCATATTGAAGGGACCGAAAATCCACGACAATGGGGAAAGGCTCTTGAGGGTGATATGAAAACATACTGGCGTTATCGAGTAGGCAGTTTTCGCTTGATCGTAGATATTATTGATAATGAGTTTATCGTTTTAGTCCTTAAAACAGGTAAACGAAATGATGTTTACAAAAACAAATAA
- the relB gene encoding type II toxin-antitoxin system RelB family antitoxin has protein sequence MTTTTIRIPEEDYKKVKDMAAFEGMNVSEFMRKAILEQVEDSLDYQAAVDTVNERNERVSREEVLREVFSD, from the coding sequence ATGACTACTACTACTATTCGTATACCTGAAGAAGATTACAAAAAAGTAAAAGATATGGCCGCTTTTGAAGGAATGAACGTTTCTGAATTTATGCGTAAAGCCATTTTAGAGCAGGTCGAAGATTCACTTGATTACCAAGCTGCTGTTGACACTGTAAATGAACGTAATGAACGCGTTTCGCGAGAAGAAGTATTGAGAGAGGTATTTTCTGATTAA
- a CDS encoding DNA alkylation repair protein: MKEIMSELQSYPSEKYKENVVRLGIPRESSMGVPMISIRKMARKVNKNNQLAWQLWETDYHEAKLLATFLSEVNKLTYQDINRLMSDVILWDLCDHLCKELIFKLHNYLEFVLEWVKSSKIYYKCAAFTLIATSVIHEKDIHTETMNVYLSLISNYSQDSHVHVKKAVAWALREIGKRNFEDNKKALQLAYEFKSSDDKAQIWIGKNVIKKIAGVIKVTERLISANTKTGKTQK, translated from the coding sequence ATGAAAGAAATTATGTCGGAACTTCAATCCTATCCTTCCGAAAAATATAAAGAAAATGTTGTACGTTTGGGAATTCCAAGAGAATCTAGTATGGGCGTGCCGATGATTTCTATTCGTAAAATGGCCAGAAAAGTCAATAAAAATAACCAACTAGCATGGCAACTATGGGAAACTGATTATCATGAAGCGAAATTACTGGCTACATTTTTATCCGAAGTTAATAAGCTAACTTATCAAGATATTAATAGATTAATGTCGGACGTTATTTTATGGGATTTGTGTGATCATTTATGTAAAGAACTTATTTTTAAATTACACAATTATCTTGAATTCGTTCTTGAATGGGTGAAATCCTCCAAAATTTATTATAAGTGTGCTGCTTTTACTTTAATCGCCACTTCAGTGATACACGAAAAAGATATTCATACAGAAACAATGAACGTCTATTTAAGCTTGATTTCTAATTACTCTCAAGATAGTCATGTCCATGTAAAAAAAGCTGTAGCTTGGGCATTAAGAGAAATAGGGAAACGGAACTTTGAAGATAATAAAAAAGCTTTACAACTTGCTTATGAATTTAAAAGCAGTGATGATAAAGCGCAAATTTGGATTGGTAAAAACGTGATAAAGAAAATTGCAGGTGTAATCAAAGTTACAGAGAGATTGATTTCTGCAAATACTAAAACTGGAAAAACACAAAAATAA
- a CDS encoding Rid family hydrolase produces the protein MCKKIEQIKMYPDSYTAFNLSQGIMVDDLLFVSGQTGVNERGELLYKDEFQRQAEKAFSNLSRVLENGNSSCWRNFKKYFCLSKVITFLTIK, from the coding sequence ATGTGTAAAAAAATTGAACAAATTAAAATGTATCCAGATTCCTATACAGCATTTAATTTATCACAGGGTATTATGGTGGACGATCTATTATTCGTTTCTGGTCAAACAGGTGTTAACGAAAGAGGGGAGTTGCTATATAAGGATGAATTTCAAAGACAGGCAGAAAAAGCTTTCTCTAATCTTAGCCGAGTACTAGAAAATGGAAATTCTTCTTGTTGGCGTAATTTTAAGAAGTATTTTTGCTTAAGTAAAGTAATTACCTTTTTGACTATAAAATAA